One Herbaspirillum rubrisubalbicans genomic window carries:
- a CDS encoding serine hydrolase, producing the protein MFCTQQSRSGNDFPFFLLLLRRAGLLARLLLCSALLLVLSVISGKTSEAQAATSTAGKHRAVATGVKGRKRNLRKKTPVQSKARAPSHPRRHGRGRAHGAATAAAAVTAAGATAAAVTAAPAEASAKTATAVATNTKPELLPRCGFTEASRRHLFSRGIYVLDEQTNTPLFERDADTVAPIASVTKLMTAMVWLDQKPLPLANRLEVSEDDLDTLKFTHSRLNVGASLSRADMLHIALMSSENRAAAAMSRDYPGGRPAFIAAMNARAQALGMSHTHFENATGLSPENVSTPRELAEMVKAANRYQLIRNDSLDKQKMINIGRGQLQYINSNRLIRYGQVNATVQKTGFINESGHNMVLRLLVHDRRPVIVTMLGSGSADGSRLDGVRIAKWLNCSLN; encoded by the coding sequence ATGTTTTGCACGCAGCAGTCCCGTTCCGGTAATGATTTCCCCTTTTTCCTGTTGCTCCTGCGCCGTGCCGGCCTGCTGGCCCGGCTGCTCCTGTGTAGTGCGCTGCTGCTGGTGTTGAGCGTCATTTCCGGTAAAACCAGCGAGGCCCAGGCCGCCACCTCCACCGCCGGCAAGCACCGGGCCGTGGCCACGGGCGTCAAAGGCCGCAAGCGCAACCTGCGCAAGAAGACGCCGGTGCAGAGCAAGGCGCGCGCGCCTTCCCACCCCCGGCGTCATGGACGTGGCCGGGCGCATGGGGCGGCAACAGCGGCGGCGGCCGTGACCGCAGCGGGAGCGACGGCGGCAGCGGTGACTGCGGCTCCGGCTGAGGCCAGCGCAAAGACTGCCACGGCTGTGGCCACCAACACCAAGCCCGAACTGCTGCCGCGCTGCGGCTTCACCGAAGCCTCGCGTCGCCACCTCTTCTCGCGCGGCATCTACGTGCTCGATGAACAGACCAATACTCCGCTCTTCGAACGCGATGCCGACACGGTCGCGCCCATTGCCTCGGTGACCAAGCTGATGACGGCCATGGTCTGGCTGGACCAGAAGCCGCTGCCGCTGGCCAACCGGCTGGAAGTGAGCGAGGACGACCTCGATACCTTGAAGTTCACCCATTCGCGCCTGAACGTGGGTGCCAGCCTGTCGCGTGCGGACATGCTGCATATCGCCCTGATGTCTTCCGAGAACCGCGCCGCTGCGGCCATGAGCCGCGACTATCCGGGTGGTCGGCCGGCCTTCATTGCGGCCATGAATGCGCGTGCCCAGGCGCTGGGCATGAGCCATACCCATTTCGAGAATGCCACCGGACTCTCGCCGGAAAATGTTTCCACCCCGCGCGAGCTGGCCGAGATGGTCAAGGCCGCCAATCGTTACCAGTTGATCCGCAACGATTCGCTGGACAAGCAAAAGATGATCAACATCGGTCGTGGCCAGTTGCAGTACATCAATTCCAATCGCCTGATCCGCTATGGCCAGGTCAATGCCACGGTGCAGAAGACCGGTTTCATCAACGAGTCCGGCCACAACATGGTATTGCGCCTCTTGGTGCATGACCGCCGTCCGGTGATCGTCACCATGCTCGGCAGCGGTAGCGCCGATGGTTCGCGCCTGGATGGCGTGCGCATCGCCAAGTGGCTCAACTGCTCGCTGAACTGA
- a CDS encoding UDP-N-acetylglucosamine 1-carboxyvinyltransferase — MSNLIVHGGRPLRGDITPSANKNAVLPILCATLLTDQPLRLIGIPEITDVKKILEIFRVLGSEVAVDYASGILELHHRATRFDPKVHHLPEEMRSSIMLVPPLLARFGVARLENDVKGCTLGVREIDPHVEVFQRFGARVESSPDSLIIRSAAMQANHHWLDYASVTTTENFVLCAAAAAGESVLTNAASEPHVQEFCRFMAMMGVEIEGIGTSRVTVRGGGKLGGGEFRFDEDFHEIATFLAMGAITGGQVRVRNSAPEQFPLIDRTFAKFGVEVVHENGWSHTRQNGPLKVVKPFTSNILTKVEAAPWPYLPVDLLPIFIALGVKAEGNTMFWNKIYDGAMGWSSELSKFGAHVFLGDPHRLITFGGLPLSPASVESPYIIRVAIALFMVAASIEGRSEIRNALPIRRAHPKFVENLRSLGAVVDWVEED; from the coding sequence ATGTCCAATCTCATCGTACACGGCGGCCGCCCGCTACGCGGCGACATCACCCCCTCTGCCAACAAGAACGCTGTCCTGCCCATCCTCTGCGCCACCCTGCTGACCGACCAGCCGCTGCGCCTGATCGGCATTCCCGAAATCACCGACGTCAAGAAGATCCTGGAGATCTTCCGCGTGCTGGGCAGCGAGGTCGCGGTGGACTATGCCAGCGGCATCCTGGAGCTGCATCACCGCGCGACCCGCTTCGATCCCAAAGTGCATCACCTGCCCGAGGAAATGCGCTCTTCCATCATGCTGGTGCCGCCGCTGTTGGCGCGCTTTGGCGTAGCGCGGCTGGAAAACGACGTCAAGGGCTGCACCCTGGGCGTGCGCGAGATCGATCCCCACGTGGAAGTGTTCCAGCGCTTCGGCGCACGGGTAGAAAGCAGTCCCGATTCGCTCATCATCCGCAGCGCCGCCATGCAGGCCAACCACCACTGGCTGGACTATGCCTCGGTCACGACCACCGAAAACTTCGTGCTGTGCGCGGCCGCCGCCGCTGGCGAATCGGTGCTCACCAATGCCGCCTCGGAACCGCACGTGCAGGAGTTCTGCCGCTTCATGGCCATGATGGGCGTAGAGATCGAAGGCATCGGCACCTCGCGCGTGACGGTGCGAGGTGGCGGCAAGCTGGGCGGCGGCGAATTCCGCTTCGATGAGGACTTCCACGAGATCGCCACCTTCCTGGCCATGGGCGCCATCACCGGTGGCCAGGTGCGGGTGCGCAACAGCGCACCTGAGCAATTTCCGCTGATCGACCGCACCTTCGCCAAGTTCGGGGTGGAAGTGGTGCATGAAAACGGCTGGTCGCACACCCGCCAGAACGGCCCGCTCAAAGTGGTCAAGCCCTTCACCAGCAATATCCTGACCAAGGTGGAAGCCGCGCCCTGGCCTTACCTGCCGGTGGACCTGCTGCCCATCTTCATCGCGCTGGGGGTCAAGGCCGAAGGCAATACCATGTTCTGGAACAAGATCTACGATGGCGCCATGGGCTGGAGCAGCGAACTGTCCAAGTTCGGTGCCCACGTGTTCCTGGGCGACCCGCATCGCCTGATCACCTTCGGCGGTCTGCCACTGTCGCCGGCCTCGGTGGAAAGTCCCTACATCATCCGGGTGGCCATTGCGCTGTTCATGGTGGCGGCCAGCATCGAAGGACGTTCCGAGATTCGCAATGCGCTGCCGATCCGGCGCGCCCATCCCAAGTTCGTGGAAAACCTGCGTTCGCTGGGGGCGGTGGTGGACTGGGTGGAAGAAGACTGA